One genomic segment of Vagococcus intermedius includes these proteins:
- a CDS encoding cell division protein FtsQ/DivIB, producing MKMSQDDNKKDTTPKDDTIEKPLTPWQKENKKYLGLLDENGESTEDSNQVDSSQEDELDETAEKTSLKKTAFFTRDKDAIKELPKSISYADKLPRMKENRKKRLTKRLIAILSFFGITAAGMIYYVSPLSKLNKVEVVGNDKVSNERVAEAIKVTKDDHIWAVYSDKTLPNSIKKNNPQIHQAKIKLSGINNLKVIVKEYKEVAYQRVDNQLFPVLENGDIIQEREVNPNNSFPILIDFKKGKSLDSFVKNYHKIDKKVNDMIKEIHATPSKSNPYLMTLYMKDGNEVLASTKDYFQKLNYYPQISAEMEEKGVIDMEAGVFSRSFESIEREKVEKIISDKSTDDTAKTDDSLASDDLSLEESDTKKDQNMTEDKTEIPGVIRKKEPKEESKEETIEEGDLPTEEQGEILPPENNDDQEMPAPQEWQPEEF from the coding sequence ATGAAAATGTCGCAAGATGATAATAAGAAAGACACAACCCCAAAAGATGACACAATAGAAAAGCCACTAACACCGTGGCAAAAAGAGAATAAAAAATATTTAGGTTTGTTAGATGAAAATGGTGAAAGTACAGAGGACTCAAATCAAGTCGACTCAAGTCAAGAAGATGAGCTTGATGAAACAGCAGAGAAAACCTCTTTGAAAAAAACAGCTTTTTTTACTCGAGATAAAGATGCTATCAAAGAGTTACCTAAATCGATCTCATATGCAGATAAGTTACCTCGTATGAAAGAAAATCGAAAAAAAAGACTAACCAAACGTTTGATAGCTATTCTGAGTTTTTTTGGTATTACAGCAGCAGGGATGATTTATTATGTATCACCTCTTAGTAAACTAAATAAAGTAGAAGTAGTTGGCAATGATAAAGTGTCTAATGAGCGAGTAGCTGAAGCTATTAAAGTAACTAAAGATGATCATATTTGGGCAGTTTATTCCGATAAAACACTGCCTAATTCAATCAAAAAAAATAACCCACAAATTCATCAAGCTAAGATTAAGTTAAGTGGAATTAATAATTTGAAAGTTATTGTAAAAGAATATAAAGAAGTAGCCTATCAAAGGGTAGATAATCAACTTTTTCCAGTATTAGAAAATGGCGATATCATTCAAGAAAGAGAAGTTAATCCAAATAATAGTTTTCCAATTTTGATTGACTTTAAAAAAGGAAAGAGTTTAGATAGTTTTGTCAAAAATTATCATAAGATTGATAAAAAGGTCAATGATATGATTAAAGAGATACATGCGACACCTTCAAAGAGTAATCCATATCTGATGACATTATACATGAAAGATGGCAATGAAGTTTTAGCCTCTACAAAGGATTATTTTCAAAAGTTAAATTATTACCCACAAATTTCTGCCGAAATGGAAGAAAAAGGAGTAATTGATATGGAAGCGGGGGTTTTTTCAAGAAGTTTCGAATCAATTGAACGTGAAAAAGTTGAAAAAATAATTTCTGATAAAAGCACTGATGACACAGCTAAAACAGATGACTCACTGGCTAGTGATGACCTATCCCTAGAGGAAAGTGACACTAAAAAAGATCAAAATATGACCGAAGACAAAACAGAAATTCCCGGTGTTATTCGTAAAAAAGAACCTAAAGAAGAATCTAAGGAAGAAACTATTGAAGAAGGTGACTTACCAACAGAGGAACAAGGTGAAATTCTTCCTCCGGAGAATAATGATGATCAGGAAATGCCTGCACCTCAGGAATGGCAACCTGAAGAATTTTAA